Proteins encoded together in one Terriglobus saanensis SP1PR4 window:
- a CDS encoding LysR substrate-binding domain-containing protein, producing the protein MQSTDMNLLLALDVLLREESVTIAGERMGLSAPAMSRTLLRARKLMGDPILVRAGRRLVPTPKALELKARIQALADEARSIVHSGPTASLADMRRTFTIRADESFAGAFATKILDRLNEKAPQMNVRFLARPDESVEPLREGSVDLDIVSRSMAGPEIKVQMLDQVKFVGAVRAGHVLAREKITAAKFACHKHISSGRMGKPRGPIDFELEKLGLSRTIGLWVPSFFSALVAAATSDLVAAVPRYFTSSAVSLFGLHTFRIPLNLEPVTIFQVWHPRSDADPAHRLLRECVRGAFKEKSLAFGR; encoded by the coding sequence ATGCAATCCACCGATATGAACCTACTACTTGCGCTGGATGTTCTATTGAGGGAAGAGAGCGTGACCATCGCAGGAGAAAGGATGGGCTTGAGCGCCCCGGCGATGAGCCGAACGCTCTTACGGGCCCGCAAGCTAATGGGCGATCCGATTCTTGTTCGGGCAGGCAGGCGCCTTGTACCTACGCCCAAAGCGCTTGAGTTGAAAGCACGCATCCAGGCTTTAGCAGATGAGGCCCGTTCCATCGTCCACTCAGGACCGACTGCCTCACTTGCCGACATGAGACGAACTTTTACTATTCGTGCCGACGAATCATTCGCGGGCGCGTTCGCAACCAAAATCTTGGATCGGCTAAATGAAAAGGCTCCGCAGATGAATGTGCGCTTCCTCGCTAGACCAGACGAAAGTGTAGAACCGTTACGCGAAGGAAGCGTCGACCTCGACATCGTCTCAAGGAGTATGGCTGGACCCGAGATCAAGGTGCAGATGCTAGATCAAGTGAAGTTCGTCGGTGCGGTGAGGGCTGGCCATGTTCTTGCGCGAGAAAAGATTACAGCCGCGAAGTTCGCTTGTCACAAACACATCTCCTCGGGTCGGATGGGCAAACCGCGAGGTCCGATCGATTTTGAACTTGAAAAACTAGGCTTGAGTAGAACGATCGGCCTTTGGGTTCCGTCGTTCTTTTCAGCTTTAGTAGCAGCTGCAACCTCGGATTTGGTCGCCGCTGTGCCACGATACTTTACTTCTTCTGCAGTTTCGCTGTTTGGACTCCATACCTTCCGCATACCCTTAAACCTGGAACCCGTTACGATCTTTCAGGTATGGCACCCGCGATCAGATGCCGATCCTGCGCATCGACTCCTTCGCGAATGTGTTCGCGGCGCCTTCAAGGAAAAGAGCCTCGCCTTTGGGAGATAG
- a CDS encoding phytoene/squalene synthase family protein gives MIFNTPHTRLQGAPPAFVEPATAPNLQDARAWCKALAESHYENFHVTTWLLATRIRVHLSSIYAYCRVSDDLSDEAGDPLLALSLLDEWEQMLHEIYDSPASVRHPVLIALAETIHACGIPREPFIHLLVSFRSDQAS, from the coding sequence ATGATTTTCAATACGCCGCACACACGGCTTCAGGGTGCCCCTCCGGCGTTTGTCGAACCAGCCACTGCTCCGAACCTCCAGGATGCGCGCGCATGGTGTAAGGCGCTCGCAGAGTCGCATTACGAAAACTTTCACGTCACCACTTGGCTTCTGGCTACAAGGATTCGCGTCCACCTTTCTTCGATCTATGCCTATTGCCGTGTGTCCGATGATCTCTCGGACGAGGCAGGCGATCCGCTTTTGGCCCTTAGTCTTCTCGACGAGTGGGAACAGATGCTTCACGAGATTTATGATTCTCCAGCCTCCGTGAGGCATCCCGTCCTCATTGCACTTGCTGAGACCATCCATGCGTGTGGTATTCCGCGTGAACCGTTTATCCATCTTCTCGTCAGCTTCCGGAGTGACCAGGCCTCCTAG
- a CDS encoding squalene/phytoene synthase family protein, giving the protein MYVSGYRDPELLALSDKICTGLQYANMWQDVGADFTERGRIYLPQDEMRRFGVTETQIQVGEFTPAYRELLRDLTGRTRVLFAAGRPIENRVDSDLASTLRLFRCGGEAILDAIEAIDFNTLNKRPIVTRATRLGLLSGTLINRLAAALRYKGVTA; this is encoded by the coding sequence CTGTACGTCTCCGGGTATCGAGACCCAGAATTATTAGCTCTGTCAGACAAGATTTGCACGGGATTGCAATATGCCAACATGTGGCAGGACGTCGGTGCCGATTTCACGGAACGTGGGCGCATCTATCTTCCTCAAGACGAGATGCGACGTTTTGGCGTTACGGAAACACAGATCCAAGTCGGGGAGTTTACCCCGGCCTATCGAGAACTGCTTCGCGATCTCACGGGAAGAACACGCGTTCTCTTCGCTGCTGGAAGGCCCATCGAGAACCGCGTTGACTCAGATCTTGCATCCACCCTTCGACTTTTCCGTTGTGGAGGTGAGGCGATTCTGGACGCCATCGAAGCAATAGATTTCAACACTCTCAACAAACGGCCGATTGTTACCAGGGCCACAAGGCTAGGTCTGCTCAGTGGGACTCTGATCAATAGGTTAGCGGCAGCACTTCGCTACAAAGGAGTGACTGCCTAA
- a CDS encoding siderophore-interacting protein → MLLDLLKGLMIPATVIGIEDITPHMRRVTLSHEKFRRLEVKQPGQWLSILFPATAGNKQQNRAYTIRAFDAEKGTMAIDFALHGDLGCASGWALRARAGDILHLSKPRPSFDVDLGKHRYVLIGDPSFLPAANEILATLPESVDASAFIEVADAADEQLLSTRANLTVNWLHAHDRSPGTTGQLEQEVRRANLQVEDCQIWLAGESSMVRTIRKYLLTELGLSRSALHAAGYWKLGAAGHRERG, encoded by the coding sequence ATGCTTCTCGATTTATTGAAGGGCTTGATGATTCCAGCCACTGTAATCGGCATTGAAGACATCACTCCGCACATGCGGCGAGTAACTCTCTCGCATGAGAAATTCCGACGGCTAGAGGTTAAGCAGCCAGGTCAGTGGCTCAGCATCCTCTTTCCTGCCACTGCCGGAAACAAGCAGCAAAACAGGGCTTACACCATACGAGCATTCGATGCGGAGAAGGGCACGATGGCCATAGATTTCGCCCTTCATGGCGATCTTGGATGCGCCTCAGGCTGGGCACTGCGTGCTCGTGCAGGAGACATTCTGCACCTCTCCAAACCCCGCCCTAGTTTTGACGTAGACCTTGGCAAGCATCGGTATGTTCTCATTGGAGACCCCAGTTTTCTGCCTGCGGCGAACGAGATTCTCGCGACCCTTCCAGAGAGTGTGGACGCTAGCGCTTTTATCGAGGTAGCTGACGCAGCCGACGAGCAGCTTCTTTCCACGCGAGCGAATCTTACAGTGAACTGGCTGCACGCGCATGATCGTTCTCCGGGCACCACAGGTCAGCTTGAGCAGGAAGTTCGGCGAGCAAATCTCCAGGTCGAGGATTGTCAGATTTGGCTCGCCGGAGAGTCTTCGATGGTGCGTACGATCCGCAAATATCTCCTTACGGAATTAGGACTGAGCCGTTCGGCGCTTCATGCTGCTGGATATTGGAAACTTGGGGCAGCCGGTCATAGGGAGAGAGGCTGA
- a CDS encoding AraC family transcriptional regulator: MAKRRSPHFVSLKHVPRSLAAIAHSSLAGAKGPWHTHDRAQFIYAASGSMKVNTDLGCWIIPPQRAVWMPADYPHQVTMIGAVELRTVYIREDLCPSPAPNVPRMLGVSAFLRELVLRLMEMPVEYDESGQDGQIVKTFSGEIDWTPLHPVSLPPLHDQRLRVVEAALTKNAGSTRTLEDWATRLDCSPRTLARLFLKETGLSFHTWRDQIRTFAALPMMANDRPLSEIADELGYETAWAFTAMFKRVTGQLPSRYFSSH, translated from the coding sequence ATGGCAAAACGGCGTTCGCCTCATTTCGTATCTCTGAAGCATGTGCCCCGCTCGCTAGCGGCGATCGCCCATTCTTCCCTTGCTGGAGCAAAGGGTCCGTGGCACACCCACGATCGAGCGCAGTTCATCTATGCAGCATCCGGCTCGATGAAAGTGAACACCGACCTGGGCTGCTGGATCATTCCTCCCCAGCGGGCCGTCTGGATGCCTGCTGACTATCCTCATCAAGTAACCATGATTGGCGCGGTTGAACTCCGGACGGTTTACATCCGGGAGGACCTCTGCCCGTCCCCTGCTCCGAATGTGCCGCGAATGCTTGGGGTTTCTGCATTCCTCAGAGAACTGGTCTTGCGGCTGATGGAAATGCCAGTCGAATATGACGAGAGTGGTCAGGACGGTCAGATCGTCAAGACCTTCTCGGGCGAGATCGACTGGACTCCACTCCACCCCGTGAGCCTGCCACCGCTGCATGATCAGCGTTTGCGGGTTGTGGAAGCGGCGTTAACCAAGAACGCCGGCAGCACGCGGACGCTGGAAGATTGGGCAACACGGCTCGATTGCTCTCCGCGAACTCTGGCTAGACTCTTCCTGAAGGAAACGGGACTCTCCTTTCATACGTGGAGAGATCAGATCCGCACCTTCGCGGCACTTCCGATGATGGCAAACGATAGACCGCTTTCAGAGATCGCAGATGAACTCGGCTATGAAACAGCCTGGGCTTTCACTGCCATGTTCAAGCGAGTCACGGGTCAATTGCCGAGCCGCTATTTCTCATCCCACTAA
- a CDS encoding tetratricopeptide repeat protein — protein MPSSDSVLIPPRWVVQIRTKRVTTDELRDMLVRNPSDAARWIETAAKAEMVAAQIVWGQLLLDGRGVERDPTAAFGWFQKAAAQGNVEARNMVGRCYEQGWGVAVDFNRATELFENAAVAGYAWGQVNFAQMLMRKGDAANRPRCFALFKAAAESGTSKVNLKAMNSLARFLEEGWAGPRDLAGAAFWYLKAAQLGDHWAQYNLATIFFSQGHHKTADELIRNAIAISDNGFRRRIAPLLLERPELMLRQLGLNALERCAAGNVPEDLYAYGLALDQGVAGPRDSHKAIRLFKAAAAKGDALACARLRPQARMARFWLQLHTHIRLVTTRVAISMFHNTNPSKEIS, from the coding sequence GTGCCGTCCTCGGACAGCGTACTGATCCCGCCGCGCTGGGTCGTGCAAATTCGTACGAAGCGAGTCACTACAGACGAACTGCGGGACATGTTGGTCCGGAATCCAAGCGATGCAGCGCGATGGATCGAGACTGCCGCGAAAGCGGAAATGGTGGCAGCTCAGATTGTATGGGGTCAATTGCTGCTCGACGGGCGTGGCGTCGAACGCGATCCTACAGCCGCATTCGGCTGGTTCCAAAAAGCTGCCGCACAGGGCAATGTCGAAGCGCGCAACATGGTTGGGCGCTGTTACGAGCAGGGTTGGGGCGTTGCCGTCGATTTCAACCGGGCGACCGAGTTGTTCGAGAACGCCGCCGTGGCAGGCTATGCGTGGGGGCAAGTCAATTTCGCCCAGATGTTGATGCGCAAGGGTGACGCCGCAAACCGCCCACGATGCTTTGCGTTGTTCAAGGCGGCAGCCGAAAGTGGAACGAGCAAAGTAAATCTTAAGGCGATGAACTCGCTGGCTCGCTTCCTCGAAGAAGGATGGGCGGGACCGCGTGATCTGGCCGGTGCGGCATTTTGGTATCTCAAGGCGGCGCAGCTTGGCGATCACTGGGCGCAATACAATCTCGCCACCATCTTCTTCAGCCAGGGCCATCACAAAACGGCGGACGAACTGATTCGGAACGCCATCGCGATCAGCGATAACGGGTTTCGTCGGCGCATTGCGCCTCTCCTCTTGGAGCGACCGGAACTAATGCTTCGCCAACTTGGCCTAAACGCACTGGAGCGCTGTGCTGCAGGCAACGTGCCAGAAGATCTTTACGCTTATGGGCTGGCCCTCGATCAGGGCGTTGCGGGTCCCCGCGATTCGCACAAAGCTATCAGGCTGTTCAAGGCAGCGGCGGCCAAGGGAGATGCGCTTGCGTGCGCGCGGCTGAGGCCGCAAGCGCGCATGGCGCGGTTTTGGCTTCAGCTGCATACACACATCCGCCTCGTCACGACGCGTGTTGCCATTTCCATGTTCCACAACACCAATCCCTCCAAGGAGATTTCATGA
- a CDS encoding TonB-dependent receptor, translated as MKAIQTLRPVLSGLAASASLASLGGGVLFVAPERADAQGTQPSQSHLSSTVRRFDIPPGPLSDVVSALERETGIHITLAIHSIGSIHSPGVSGSFTAEQALHAMLADTGIRVRVTSPTMAVVELVPASETVEVTASTNALQTTTDVGRLPDTLQSTPQTITSISQVMIEQQQATTVDQVLQYVPGITVATGEGNGGISGDQFRIRGFDASGDIYVDGLRDFGSYVRDSFATENVMVIKGPASESFGNGTTGGVIELDSKKAHLGNASSYEVTGGTGPYGRGVFDINRQLNDTTAARIVAMGNGQDVVDRDHVYSNRWGVLASVGFGLGTDQTVVVDYFHQHSDQRPDFGVPMNSGVTGVVGVPVTELGVSRKNYYGRESDRDLMDADVATILYKGHFGDWLTLTNDTRVGHYTRDLRFTPSLCLDVSPLLSYLYGIPAGTCATDVSKGNLNTNYVIWPVGGNTPKSSGAENVTTALVRFHTLGMRHELVAGVDEYYQHASMKFYTPSGTETPGTLLNPIYQNSPGFSLVLASTGTNSRSWDVGPFISDRVWLTHQLSVSGGVRWDHYSVRGNASGTIFNAPSQFASPKASLLWEPTLHQTYYFNFARSVTPSGNNITSLSTTSSILSAQSQPNLKPQGSNLYEVGGKWSLLQDRLGATAALYRLEKNNTAYTDAITGIQTTTGDVDRVQGIELGLTGKITRAWDTQASYSLMDNKIVYSAISAFTPVSAIGNRVPYVSKNGIALWTTYDVATLIPSLHGHLLGGGGFNFRSDYFVDNANSLHIPTATTATAMLSYDLERYHLGLNVNNLTNTLAYNSAFGNGYATPVAGRTFLFTFGLRLASPRKHGGF; from the coding sequence ATGAAAGCGATCCAAACCTTGCGACCGGTCTTGTCCGGCCTTGCTGCCTCTGCCAGTCTCGCCAGCCTCGGCGGTGGTGTTCTGTTCGTCGCTCCGGAACGGGCCGATGCCCAGGGCACCCAGCCTTCGCAGAGTCATCTCTCGTCAACGGTTCGCCGGTTCGATATCCCCCCGGGGCCGCTGAGCGATGTCGTGAGCGCCCTCGAGCGCGAAACGGGCATTCATATAACGCTTGCGATCCATTCGATCGGATCGATTCACTCCCCGGGCGTCTCCGGCAGCTTCACCGCCGAACAAGCGCTCCATGCGATGTTGGCCGACACCGGCATTCGGGTTCGCGTCACATCGCCGACGATGGCTGTCGTGGAACTTGTTCCCGCAAGCGAGACCGTGGAGGTCACTGCCTCCACCAACGCGCTACAGACCACGACGGATGTCGGCCGCCTCCCCGACACTTTACAAAGCACGCCACAAACAATCACCTCGATCTCGCAGGTGATGATCGAACAACAGCAGGCGACAACGGTCGACCAAGTTTTGCAGTACGTGCCTGGTATCACGGTCGCCACCGGCGAGGGTAACGGCGGAATCAGCGGCGATCAGTTCCGCATCCGTGGCTTCGACGCCTCCGGCGACATCTATGTTGATGGCCTGCGCGACTTCGGTTCCTACGTCCGCGACAGCTTCGCCACAGAGAACGTCATGGTCATCAAGGGGCCGGCCTCCGAGAGCTTCGGCAATGGCACCACAGGTGGCGTGATCGAGCTCGACAGCAAGAAAGCGCATCTCGGCAATGCATCTTCGTACGAAGTAACCGGCGGCACAGGTCCGTATGGGCGCGGCGTGTTCGACATCAATCGACAGCTGAACGACACGACGGCGGCGCGCATCGTTGCCATGGGCAACGGTCAGGACGTGGTGGATCGTGACCACGTGTACTCGAACCGCTGGGGCGTTCTCGCCTCCGTAGGATTCGGTCTCGGAACCGACCAGACAGTCGTCGTGGATTATTTCCACCAACACAGCGATCAACGACCCGATTTCGGCGTGCCGATGAACAGCGGGGTGACAGGCGTCGTCGGTGTACCGGTCACGGAACTGGGTGTATCTCGTAAAAACTATTATGGCCGCGAGAGCGATCGTGATCTGATGGACGCCGATGTCGCCACAATCCTTTACAAGGGGCATTTCGGCGACTGGCTAACCCTCACGAACGATACGCGCGTCGGTCATTACACGCGCGATCTTAGATTTACTCCGAGCTTGTGCCTCGACGTCTCACCGCTTCTCTCTTATCTTTATGGCATCCCGGCGGGAACCTGCGCCACCGATGTGTCGAAGGGCAACCTCAACACCAACTATGTGATCTGGCCGGTCGGCGGCAACACGCCAAAAAGTTCCGGCGCCGAGAACGTCACCACGGCGCTCGTGCGGTTCCATACGCTTGGCATGCGACATGAATTGGTCGCGGGTGTCGATGAATATTATCAACACGCCAGCATGAAATTTTATACGCCCAGTGGAACTGAAACACCGGGGACATTGCTCAACCCTATTTATCAGAACTCGCCGGGATTCTCTCTGGTCTTAGCATCCACGGGTACGAACTCGAGAAGCTGGGATGTTGGTCCTTTCATCAGCGACCGGGTCTGGTTGACGCATCAACTATCTGTTTCTGGCGGCGTACGGTGGGATCATTACAGCGTCCGCGGGAACGCATCGGGGACGATATTCAACGCGCCCTCGCAGTTCGCCAGCCCCAAGGCGTCCTTACTCTGGGAGCCGACACTACATCAAACCTATTACTTCAATTTCGCGCGCTCGGTTACACCGTCGGGCAACAACATCACGTCGCTCAGTACGACCTCATCCATCCTTTCGGCGCAGAGTCAACCCAACCTCAAGCCGCAAGGATCCAATCTTTACGAGGTCGGCGGCAAGTGGAGCCTTTTGCAAGATCGCCTCGGAGCCACGGCAGCCCTGTACCGTCTCGAAAAAAATAATACGGCCTACACGGATGCCATAACGGGCATACAAACCACGACCGGTGACGTGGACCGCGTGCAAGGCATCGAGCTGGGACTGACCGGGAAGATCACGCGCGCCTGGGATACGCAGGCCTCCTACAGCTTGATGGACAACAAGATTGTCTACTCTGCAATCAGCGCCTTCACGCCAGTATCCGCTATCGGCAATAGGGTTCCTTATGTCTCCAAAAATGGCATCGCTCTGTGGACCACCTATGATGTGGCGACGCTGATTCCATCGCTTCACGGTCATCTGCTCGGTGGTGGCGGCTTCAACTTCCGCTCCGATTATTTTGTGGACAACGCCAATTCGTTACACATTCCCACCGCAACGACTGCCACAGCGATGCTGTCCTATGACCTCGAGCGCTATCATCTCGGGCTCAACGTGAACAACTTGACCAACACACTGGCCTACAACTCTGCCTTCGGCAATGGCTACGCCACTCCGGTAGCGGGACGGACGTTCCTGTTCACCTTTGGCCTCCGCCTCGCCTCTCCCCGCAAGCATGGAGGTTTCTGA